The genomic stretch AAACAACCACTGAGCTAGGCCCACATGAAGGATGAAAGCGGCGCATCCACCCACAAGCATATACCCAGTCACCAACAGGAACACCTGAATCGCTTCGAGAAGCCTTGAATTGGAATCCACGTAATGCCCCCCACTAAGCACACTATGCCACGACAGAATGCATCTTATCACAGCCGGAGCTCATCTAACTCTGTTTCCTAATATCTCCCTAGGATGCTTTACAGCTAAGCACTGCTCATAATAATCCGGGTCCACAGAATAATCGCTTCTGCTCCCCCTCTCGGCATTTCTACCAACACTCGAACCAGCTCTCTCCCCGAACACGATCTCGTCTGTGGCACCTATAATCGTTTCCGTCCCTCTGGCATACTTTTATCAATTAGTGCCCCTAGGTTCTTCCTTTCAATGACCTTTCTCTTTATAATATTTATACTCCTGATTGCCCCTCGAAAGAAAATCACTACCCCACTCGGCATAATAGAAAGCAAACTGGCCGCACAGCAGAAAAAAAATACCCTGATGGAAGGCCAAAGAGAATAAACTAGTAACACTTCGCGAAATATAAGATGCCTACTGGAACTCTGGAGACGGTTTTTAATAGTTGCTATAGCAGTTTCACGAGCATGAAAACTTAATGGATTAGCACTACCCGGGCTGACCTTTTGCCATAAACCCAAAAGGTAATTTTCGGTAAGATAATGATATAATATCCACGCAAACGTGAGTCTCGCCTCAAAGGTCTGACTCTTGTTATGAACCCTATAAAGCCCGAAGACAGCATCTAGCCGCACCACAGTACCAACAGCCCCTAATTCGCCCCAGAATAGCCAATCTGCCTGCGTTCCCGCCTCACCCTTGAATCCGCCCACTATCTCATAAGCTGCCCTTTTAAAGAACGCAGAACAAAGTTGAATTTGAGGCTCTGAGAGGTTAACCTTAAGAAACGATGGTGAACGGAAAACCTTCCTTGTATAACTCTGGTCAATAGGCAACGGAGATCTTCTCCCCAATCTTTTCTGCGTCTCCGACTCAATAATAACGCGGCTACTCCCATAAACTAGGACAACCGAAGGGTCAGCCTCAAACTCACGACATGCCTTTTCTACTGCACCAGGGAGTAACTCATCGTCCGCAGATAAAAGGCATATAATATCACCTGTTGATTCTCTGACAGCCTTGTTCCAATTTGCGACCATCCCGATATTATATGTATTCCTGATTACC from Bacillota bacterium encodes the following:
- a CDS encoding glycosyltransferase — its product is MKVSICIPHFNQHEYLERAVESALRQACDGIELEIVVCDNASPNCCQEALARCERMDNRVKVIRNTYNIGMVANWNKAVRESTGDIICLLSADDELLPGAVEKACREFEADPSVVLVYGSSRVIIESETQKRLGRRSPLPIDQSYTRKVFRSPSFLKVNLSEPQIQLCSAFFKRAAYEIVGGFKGEAGTQADWLFWGELGAVGTVVRLDAVFGLYRVHNKSQTFEARLTFAWILYHYLTENYLLGLWQKVSPGSANPLSFHARETAIATIKNRLQSSSRHLIFREVLLVYSLWPSIRVFFFCCAASLLSIMPSGVVIFFRGAIRSINIIKRKVIERKNLGALIDKSMPEGRKRL